The Aerococcus loyolae genome contains the following window.
GTCCCCTTTCTTCAGAAGTAGGCCTCTTGCCACGGGTTCATGGGTCCGGTTTATTTACCCGGGGACAAACCCAAGTCCTCTCTGCATGTACCCTAGCCCCTCTATCTGAATACCAACCCTTGGATGGGATTAGCCCTGAAACCGAACGGCACTTCATCCACCACTACAACTTCCCTCAATATTCAGTGGGATCAACCGGACGTTACGGTTCACCCGGCCGTCGGGAAATTGGTCACGGGGAATTAGGTCATCGGGCCCTGCAAAGAGTGATTCCTTCCCAAGAGGAATTTCCTTATACCATTCGCTTAGTGGCTGAAGTCTTAGAATCTAATGGGTCTTCTTCCCAAGCCTCTATCTGTGCCGGGACGCTGGCCTTGATGGATGCAGGTGTGCCGATCAAAGCACCTGTAGCGGGGATTGCCATGGGCTTGATTATGGACCAAGAAGATAACGACAAATATACTATTCTAACCGATATTCAAGGCCTTGAAGATCACTTAGGTGATATGGACTTTAAGGTAGCTGGTACCCGTGAAGGAATTACCGCCTTGCAAATGGATATTAAGATCAAAGGGATCACAGAAGATATCCTCCGGGAATCCCTAGCCCAAGCTAAAGTGGCTCGGATGCAGCTATTGGACCATCTTCAAGGCACCTTGGATGCGCCACGCGACCATCTCAGCCCTTATGCACCGAAGATTAAGATGATCCAAATTAAACCTGAAAAGATCGGTGAAGTCATCGGTAAGGGCGGCGAAACCATCGATAAGATTATCGAAGCTACCGGAGTCAAGATTGATATCGATGACGATGGCCAAGTAAGTATTTCGTCTAGTGATGAGGCTATGATTGATAAGGCTATCGAAATCATTGAAGAACTTACCTTGGAAATTGAAGTTGGCCAAGTCTTCACTGGGACTGTTACTCGGATTGAGAAATTTGGCGCTTTTGTCCAATTAACCCCTAAGCAAAACGGGATGGTTCATATTTCGGAACTCCAGCACAAACGCACCAATAAGGTTGAAGATGTGGTCCAAATTGGCGACCAAGTCCAAGTCAAAGTCATTGAAGTCGATAACCGCGGTCGGATCAACCTCTCTATGAAAGCTCTGACCGACAAAGATGCTGAATAAGTTTATTTTTTTTAAAGCAAGGCTGGGACAAAAGTTCCAGC
Protein-coding sequences here:
- the pnp gene encoding polyribonucleotide nucleotidyltransferase produces the protein MSEKQVFKMNWAGRPLQIEVGQLAKQANAAALVRYGDTVVLTAVVGAKEAKEGQDFFPLTVNYEEKQYAAGKIPGGFIKREGRPTEHATLTARLIDRPIRPMFPEGFKNEVQVINTVMSVDNDCSPEMAAMLGSSVALTISDIPFDGPIAGVNVGRVDGNLVINPTLDQQAQSDLELTVAGTQTAINMVESSAQELSEEEMLEALMFGHANIKELCYFQEEIRQAVGQEKMPFEAEAFAPENEAEVYTRYHQKMVDAIQIFDKLEREEGVQAVKDEMIEFYDSQFLDDEDFVAKHNQIVALADKLEYDEVRRLITEDKVRPDGRKIDEIRPLSSEVGLLPRVHGSGLFTRGQTQVLSACTLAPLSEYQPLDGISPETERHFIHHYNFPQYSVGSTGRYGSPGRREIGHGELGHRALQRVIPSQEEFPYTIRLVAEVLESNGSSSQASICAGTLALMDAGVPIKAPVAGIAMGLIMDQEDNDKYTILTDIQGLEDHLGDMDFKVAGTREGITALQMDIKIKGITEDILRESLAQAKVARMQLLDHLQGTLDAPRDHLSPYAPKIKMIQIKPEKIGEVIGKGGETIDKIIEATGVKIDIDDDGQVSISSSDEAMIDKAIEIIEELTLEIEVGQVFTGTVTRIEKFGAFVQLTPKQNGMVHISELQHKRTNKVEDVVQIGDQVQVKVIEVDNRGRINLSMKALTDKDAE